One genomic window of Polyangium aurulentum includes the following:
- a CDS encoding inositol oxygenase family protein: MSGSAAMQEATAPVEARGAAKKKEAEFRDYRAEARPSVKELYRLNHENQTLATVLAKKKQFLSLDRRVMGVWEALEFMDQLVDDSDPDTENSQIAHALQSAEAARRDGQPRWLVLTALIHDLGKILALWGEPQWAVVGDTFPVGCAWSDKIVFPELFAKNPDTHVAAYQTACGIYEEGCGLDNVHMSWGHDEFLYHVVKDYLPLEALYMIRYHSFYPAHREGAYGHLMNEQDREMFAWVKRFNPYDLYSKADAPPDVKKLEPFYRELIAEYFPRELRW; encoded by the coding sequence ATGTCTGGTTCGGCTGCAATGCAGGAAGCGACCGCGCCCGTCGAGGCGCGTGGGGCGGCGAAGAAGAAGGAAGCGGAGTTCCGCGATTACCGGGCCGAGGCGCGGCCGAGCGTCAAGGAGCTCTACCGGCTGAACCACGAGAACCAGACGCTCGCGACCGTCCTCGCCAAGAAGAAGCAGTTCCTCTCGCTCGACCGCCGCGTCATGGGCGTGTGGGAGGCGCTCGAGTTCATGGATCAGCTCGTCGACGACAGCGATCCGGACACGGAAAACTCGCAGATCGCGCACGCCCTGCAGTCGGCCGAGGCCGCGCGCCGCGACGGGCAGCCGCGCTGGCTCGTCCTCACGGCCTTGATCCACGACCTCGGCAAGATCCTCGCGCTCTGGGGCGAGCCGCAGTGGGCCGTCGTCGGTGACACTTTTCCCGTTGGCTGCGCGTGGTCGGACAAGATCGTCTTCCCCGAGCTGTTCGCGAAAAACCCCGACACGCACGTGGCGGCGTACCAGACCGCGTGCGGCATCTACGAAGAGGGCTGCGGCCTCGACAACGTGCACATGTCGTGGGGCCACGACGAGTTCCTCTACCACGTGGTGAAGGACTACCTGCCGCTCGAGGCGCTCTACATGATCCGCTATCACTCGTTCTACCCGGCCCACCGCGAGGGCGCGTACGGGCACCTCATGAACGAGCAGGATCGCGAGATGTTCGCGTGGGTGAAGCGCTTCAACCCCTACGACCTGTACTCCAAGGCCGACGCGCCCCCCGACGTGAAGAAGCTCGAGCCCTTCTACCGCGAGCTCATCGCCGAGTACTTCCCGCGCGAGCTGCGCTGGTAA
- a CDS encoding lysophospholipid acyltransferase family protein: MPLLIDPEVAARVDRLELPFNRYGVDPYGTSKEHVARLLSVFGFFYRHYFSVGVAGIENVPPRGRAMLVGNHSGGIAIDGAMILASCFFELDPPRLVQAMAEKFMAKVPFTAQWSVKTGQHTGVPETAAHLLEDDRLLLVFPEGARGTAKLYPERNTLVHFGSGFLRLAMKTKTPIVPVGFVGGGEAIPTVANSYTLGRLLGVPYVPLTPWVFAVPVPVRLEVTYGEPMIFQGTGNEEDETIEGYVQQVKERIADLIETGRQRRRDVLGGPSKDYADLGASQEERQ, encoded by the coding sequence TTGCCCCTGCTCATCGATCCCGAGGTCGCGGCGCGCGTCGATCGGCTCGAATTGCCCTTCAACCGCTACGGCGTCGATCCTTATGGCACCTCGAAGGAGCACGTCGCCCGCCTGCTCAGCGTCTTCGGCTTCTTCTATCGGCATTACTTCTCGGTCGGCGTCGCCGGCATCGAGAACGTCCCGCCGCGCGGCCGGGCCATGCTCGTGGGCAACCACTCGGGAGGCATCGCGATCGACGGGGCCATGATCCTCGCCTCCTGCTTCTTCGAGCTGGATCCTCCGCGGCTCGTGCAGGCGATGGCCGAGAAGTTCATGGCCAAAGTCCCCTTCACCGCCCAGTGGTCGGTCAAGACCGGCCAGCACACCGGCGTGCCCGAGACCGCCGCGCACCTGCTCGAGGACGACAGGCTCCTGCTCGTCTTCCCCGAGGGCGCGCGCGGCACGGCCAAGCTCTATCCCGAGCGCAACACGCTCGTGCACTTCGGCTCGGGCTTTTTGCGCCTCGCGATGAAGACGAAGACGCCCATCGTCCCCGTCGGGTTCGTCGGCGGCGGCGAGGCCATCCCGACGGTCGCCAATTCCTATACGCTCGGCCGTCTCCTCGGCGTGCCCTACGTACCGCTCACGCCCTGGGTGTTCGCCGTCCCCGTGCCCGTGCGGCTCGAGGTCACCTACGGCGAGCCGATGATCTTCCAGGGCACGGGCAACGAAGAGGACGAGACGATCGAGGGGTACGTGCAGCAGGTGAAAGAGAGAATCGCCGATCTCATCGAGACCGGCCGGCAGCGCCGCCGCGACGTCCTCGGCGGCCCTTCGAAGGATTACGCCGATCTCGGCGCCTCGCAGGAGGAGCGTCAATGA
- a CDS encoding SDR family oxidoreductase, which yields MRVLIPGIAGVLGQKVALRLVEQGHEVIGIDRRPWWNAPPSIELHNVDIRKRAAEDVFRKKKPHAVIHMATVTHLVERTEERYRINLGGTRAVFEHCRDWGVEHAIFVGRHTYYGAAADSPLYHKEEDPPMAVTTFPELADLVAADLYACTALWRVPELKTTVLRMVYTLGPTGHGTLAAYLRGKRVPTILGFDPLYHFMHEDDVTTAICLALEKRIAGVYNVAGPQPVPLSVAIRATGRTQIPLPEVAFNVAIGRFGLPKLPPGALSHIKYPVVVDSAAFRAATGFKHAVDEVQAMEEYQKAFPVR from the coding sequence ATGAGGGTCTTGATCCCCGGAATCGCGGGCGTGCTCGGCCAGAAGGTCGCGCTGCGCCTGGTCGAGCAGGGCCACGAGGTGATCGGCATCGACCGCCGGCCGTGGTGGAACGCGCCGCCGTCGATCGAGCTGCACAACGTCGACATCCGCAAGCGCGCGGCCGAGGACGTCTTCCGCAAGAAGAAGCCGCACGCGGTCATTCACATGGCGACGGTGACGCACCTCGTCGAGCGCACCGAGGAGCGCTACCGCATCAACCTGGGCGGCACGCGCGCGGTCTTCGAGCATTGCCGCGACTGGGGCGTCGAGCACGCGATCTTCGTTGGACGTCACACGTACTATGGCGCGGCCGCGGATTCGCCGCTCTATCACAAGGAAGAGGACCCGCCGATGGCGGTGACGACCTTCCCCGAGCTGGCGGACCTCGTCGCCGCCGATCTGTACGCGTGCACGGCGCTCTGGCGCGTCCCGGAGCTGAAGACGACGGTCCTGCGGATGGTCTACACGCTCGGCCCCACGGGCCACGGGACGCTGGCGGCCTATCTGCGCGGCAAGCGCGTGCCGACGATCCTCGGCTTCGATCCGCTCTACCATTTCATGCACGAGGACGACGTGACGACGGCCATCTGCCTCGCGCTCGAGAAGCGCATCGCGGGCGTCTACAACGTGGCAGGCCCGCAGCCGGTGCCGCTGTCGGTGGCCATCCGCGCGACGGGCCGCACGCAGATTCCGCTGCCCGAGGTTGCGTTCAACGTAGCGATCGGCAGGTTCGGGCTGCCCAAGCTGCCCCCGGGCGCGCTCAGCCACATCAAGTATCCTGTGGTGGTCGACAGCGCCGCGTTCCGCGCCGCGACGGGCTTCAAGCACGCCGTCGACGAGGTGCAGGCGATGGAGGAGTACCAGAAGGCGTTTCCGGTGCGGTGA
- a CDS encoding AAA family ATPase, producing the protein MPRVRRPRRPVVTSVSIRNFKSLVAQSIELGRLNVLIGANGSGKTALLEAIGVLGAAADGRVEDGTLLRRGVRPGVPRLYKSNFGGRTEQKIVLEARSSASATYRATLVPGDVPASPWRFNNETLEVSGDKAFTRSPGQANVYDAEGTPTKFKPGDPYRGLAPSPGSHAVPRQAADLLEMLVRFAIYDPQTLVLRGTQADLHQLDPLGLQGGRLAEALGQIKEKLPMADLTGLLDWVADVGSEPPSPDLLSPSIPAVREVVRFTDRYMRPGSNRLSAYDASEGALYVLFALALLFHPRTPPFFAIENIDHALHPRLARALVRKMAEYTALQGKQILLTTHNPLVLDGLPLADDGVRLFTVDRTVQGQTQVSRVAYTDAIRQAEEKDVPLSQLWVQGALGGGVPNIW; encoded by the coding sequence ATGCCGAGAGTCCGCAGACCTCGCCGGCCGGTCGTCACTTCGGTCAGCATCCGCAATTTCAAGTCGCTCGTCGCGCAGTCGATAGAGCTCGGGCGCCTGAACGTGCTCATCGGAGCGAACGGCTCCGGCAAGACGGCGCTGCTCGAGGCCATCGGTGTCCTCGGCGCGGCTGCGGATGGGCGCGTCGAAGATGGCACGCTTCTTCGACGTGGCGTGCGTCCCGGCGTACCGCGGCTCTACAAGAGCAATTTCGGTGGCAGGACAGAGCAGAAGATCGTGCTGGAGGCACGATCTTCTGCGAGCGCGACGTACCGGGCCACGCTGGTCCCTGGCGACGTGCCGGCGAGCCCGTGGCGCTTCAACAACGAGACGCTCGAGGTCTCCGGGGACAAGGCGTTCACCCGATCGCCTGGCCAGGCCAATGTTTACGACGCCGAAGGAACGCCGACCAAGTTCAAGCCGGGAGATCCTTATCGCGGCCTCGCCCCATCTCCAGGCTCCCATGCCGTCCCCCGCCAGGCGGCAGATCTCCTCGAGATGCTCGTGCGCTTTGCCATCTACGATCCCCAGACGTTGGTGCTGAGGGGCACGCAAGCCGATCTTCATCAGCTCGACCCGCTCGGACTCCAGGGCGGGCGACTGGCCGAAGCGCTCGGGCAGATCAAAGAGAAGCTGCCGATGGCCGACCTGACAGGGCTGCTCGATTGGGTCGCCGACGTGGGCAGCGAGCCGCCCTCCCCCGATCTCCTCTCGCCCTCGATCCCAGCGGTCAGAGAGGTCGTCCGGTTCACGGATCGTTACATGCGACCGGGCAGCAATCGCCTGTCGGCATACGACGCCAGCGAGGGCGCGCTCTACGTGCTCTTCGCGCTCGCGCTCCTCTTCCACCCGCGCACGCCGCCCTTCTTCGCCATCGAGAACATCGACCATGCGCTCCACCCACGCCTGGCGCGGGCGCTCGTGCGCAAGATGGCCGAATACACGGCATTGCAGGGCAAACAGATCCTCCTGACCACGCACAACCCCCTCGTCCTCGATGGCCTCCCGCTCGCGGACGATGGCGTCCGGTTGTTCACGGTCGATCGTACGGTCCAGGGACAAACGCAGGTCTCCCGTGTCGCGTATACGGATGCCATTCGCCAGGCAGAGGAGAAAGACGTGCCCCTCTCGCAGCTCTGGGTGCAGGGCGCGCTCGGCGGCGGTGTGCCGAACATCTGGTGA
- a CDS encoding cytochrome P450, translating to MHTLPQGPSFAPLQTFKLARDAVRFYREASERYGDPFTLPMMMGKVVVTGHPDGIREIFTADPSIFAPFTQLPLEPVVGRHSILLLEGAHHRRERKLLVPPFHGDRMRAYGEIMATIARRRAAALTPGAVFRAQHLTQDISLEIIIEAVFGIRDPERVAVYREVIGGYLEAYTPPLMVVKPLRRSFGGLGGWARFDRYRQRFHALVAEEIARRRGEPGAGHEDILSLLLSARDDEGRPMSDEEIDDELRTMLVAGHETTAIGMAWALDWIHRIARIRERLMNELSPLGPTPAPEALAKLPYLSAICDEALRIHPVVAMVSRRLLQPFTLRGIELPAGVGVLAAIAKVHHDPTIYPEPEVFRPERFLERKFSPFEYLPFGGGARRCLGAAFALYEMKVVLGSLLAEHRFAVQGPPPRPVRRNVTIGPEGGAPLLYVGAIRGAIRSS from the coding sequence ATGCATACGCTGCCCCAAGGTCCAAGCTTCGCTCCGCTCCAGACGTTCAAGCTCGCCCGGGACGCAGTCCGGTTCTACCGGGAGGCTTCCGAGCGCTACGGCGATCCGTTCACGCTCCCGATGATGATGGGCAAGGTCGTCGTCACCGGGCATCCGGACGGCATCCGCGAGATCTTCACCGCGGACCCGTCGATCTTCGCGCCCTTCACGCAACTGCCGCTCGAGCCCGTGGTCGGCCGGCATTCGATCCTGCTGCTCGAGGGCGCGCACCACCGCCGCGAGCGCAAGCTGCTCGTGCCGCCTTTCCACGGCGATCGCATGCGCGCCTATGGCGAGATCATGGCCACCATCGCGCGCCGCCGCGCCGCCGCGCTGACCCCTGGCGCCGTCTTCCGCGCCCAGCACCTCACGCAGGACATCTCGCTCGAGATCATCATCGAGGCCGTCTTCGGCATTCGCGATCCCGAGCGCGTCGCGGTCTATCGCGAGGTGATCGGCGGCTATCTCGAGGCGTACACGCCCCCGCTGATGGTCGTGAAGCCGCTGCGTCGATCGTTCGGCGGGCTCGGCGGCTGGGCGCGCTTCGATCGCTACCGGCAGCGCTTTCACGCCCTGGTGGCCGAGGAGATCGCGCGGCGCAGGGGCGAGCCGGGCGCGGGGCACGAGGACATCCTGAGCCTCCTGCTCTCGGCGCGCGACGACGAGGGCCGGCCGATGTCCGACGAGGAGATCGACGACGAGCTGCGCACGATGCTCGTCGCGGGGCACGAGACGACCGCGATCGGAATGGCCTGGGCGCTCGACTGGATCCACCGGATCGCGCGAATCCGCGAGCGGCTCATGAACGAGCTCTCGCCGCTCGGCCCCACGCCCGCGCCCGAGGCGCTCGCGAAATTGCCGTATCTATCGGCGATCTGCGACGAGGCGCTGCGCATCCACCCCGTCGTGGCCATGGTCTCGCGCCGGCTCTTGCAGCCGTTCACGCTGCGCGGAATCGAGCTGCCGGCCGGCGTGGGCGTGCTGGCGGCGATCGCGAAGGTCCATCACGACCCGACCATCTATCCCGAGCCCGAGGTGTTCCGGCCGGAGCGATTTCTCGAGCGCAAGTTCTCGCCCTTCGAATACCTGCCGTTCGGCGGCGGCGCGCGCCGTTGCCTCGGCGCGGCGTTCGCGCTCTACGAGATGAAGGTCGTGCTGGGATCGCTGCTCGCGGAGCATCGCTTCGCCGTGCAGGGCCCGCCGCCGCGCCCGGTGCGTCGGAACGTGACCATTGGACCGGAGGGCGGGGCGCCGCTGCTTTACGTGGGGGCGATCCGGGGCGCGATCAGGAGCTCTTGA